One segment of Brassica napus cultivar Da-Ae chromosome C3, Da-Ae, whole genome shotgun sequence DNA contains the following:
- the LOC125583438 gene encoding uncharacterized protein LOC125583438: MNTAVLVTCIRNFRRNRGPVSGILKGYVGLSTAIFTVVCTALFSSDPASFLVLLSVVPFAVCLTAVFFLREVPPATSTAEENEESRYFAVFNIVAIVVAVYLQSYDVIGIKTGAVSVAFASVLLILLASPIAVPFHAYVRSLNLNEEDVEVRVDEPLLRSEIAEETVVGAAAAADNELPPSPTLLKEEEKNQGGIKKRRPVLGEDHTILEAALTVDFCVVFVWSRNWFSCNEQHGSDRACAWFYRRLHLCLHDEHLGFLWSDSLRYHLRALYQKMEHQDHYGTQHLKLSWP, from the coding sequence ATGAACACAGCCGTTCTTGTAACGTGCATTAGGAACTTCCGGAGAAACCGTGGTCCTGTTTCAGGGATTCTCAAAGGCTACGTCGGCTTGAGCACTGCTATTTTCACGGTGGTGTGCACTGCTCTGTTCTCCTCCGATCCAGCTTCCTTTCTCGTCCTCCTCTCCGTCGTGCCTTTCGCCGTCTGTCTCACGGCGGTTTTCTTCCTCCGTGAAGTCCCTCCGGCTACTTCCACCGCCGAGGAAAACGAAGAGTCTCGCTACTTCGCAGTGTTCAACATAGTGGCAATTGTCGTCGCCGTGTACCTTCAGTCGTACGACGTTATCGGAATCAAAACCGGAGCTGTCTCCGTCGCATTCGCCTCCGTGCTTCTCATACTCTTAGCTTCACCTATCGCCGTCCCTTTCCACGCCTACGTTCGGAGTTTAAATCTGAACGAAGAAGACGTAGAAGTACGAGTCGATGAACCTTTGCTGAGATCGGAGATCGCCGAAGAGACGGTGGTTGGTGCTGCCGCGGCGGCGGATAATGAGTTACCACCGTCTCCTACGCTTCTAAAGGAGGAGGAAAAGAATCAAGGAGGTATAAAGAAGAGGAGACCGGTGCTTGGAGAAGACCACACCATATTAGAAGCGGCGTTGACCGTTGACTTTTGTGTCGTTTTTGTGTGGAGTAGGAACTGGTTTAGCTGTAATGAACAACATGGGTCAGATAGGGCTTGCGCTTGGTTTTACAGACGTCTCCATCTTTGTCTCCATGATGAGCATTTGGGGTTTCTTTGGTCGGATTCTCTCCGGTACCATCTCCGAGCACTTTATC